In the Primulina eburnea isolate SZY01 unplaced genomic scaffold, ASM2296580v1 ctg739_ERROPOS11973397, whole genome shotgun sequence genome, one interval contains:
- the LOC140821747 gene encoding phosphoacetylglucosamine mutase-like isoform X2, giving the protein MNQQQRSILVELASRFPPPGLRLSYGTSGFRTDASLLESTVFRVGILAALRSIQTGSVIGLMITASHNEVSDNGVKVADPSGGMLTQLWEPFADAIANASNPHSLIQLIDDFVKKENIQLDGAPSSEVLLGRDTRPSGKLLVAAAALGATSIMGTIANDMGILTTPQLHWMVRSKNKGIEATKNSYYDQILVSYRLLLDCIPPGVCGNNMYEKLIVDCADGVGGEEIEELKTRLSDLKIEARNTGVGVLNEGVGADFVQKEKIVPRGFGPSDFGARCASLDGDADRLVYFYVLSNSDKIHLVDGDKILTLFALFIKEQLGIINGAEDVKANNSYQTHLGVIQTAYANGASTDYLKQLGLEVVFTPTGVKYLHEKAAEYDIGIYFEANGHGTILFSETFLGWLDIRNNELLSTSRGSEQQKAALRLIATSKLINQAVGDALSGMLLVEAILLHWGWSIYRWNELYQDLPSRQLKVKVIDRTAVVTANAETVVVKPPGIKEAIDVETGTEDVVRVYAEALTQEAADSLAHSVARLVDKFLGSCGD; this is encoded by the exons ATGAACCAGCAGCAGCGATCAATCCTTGTAGAATTGGCGTCTAGGTTTCCCCCTCCAG GGCTGCGGCTTTCATATGGCACCTCGGGTTTCAGAACTGATGCGTCGCTGCTGGAGTCGACGGTGTTCCGTGTAGGGATTTTGGCGGCGCTCAGGTCTATCCAGACTGGATCAGTGATTGGTCTTATGATCACCGCTTCCCACAATGAGGTATCGGATAATGGGGTCAAAGTCGCGGACCCTTCTGGTGGAATGCTCACTCAGCTCTGGGAACCCTTTGCGGATGCCATTGCTAATGCCTCGAATCCCCATTCCCTCATTCAG TTGATAGATGATTTCGTGAAGAAGGAAAATATCCAGCTTGATGGAGCTCCTTCGTCAGAAGTATTATTGGGAAGAGACACTAGGCCCAGTGGAAAGTTACTCGTGGCTGCTGCTGCACTG GGTGCAACTTCAATTATGGGAACCATCGCCAATGATATGGGAATCCTGACGACCCCTCAACTGCATTGGATGGTGCGTTCCAAAAATAAGGGCATTGAAGCAACGAAAAACAGTTATTATGACCAGATCTTGGTGTCTTATAG GTTGTTGTTGGACTGTATTCCCCCAGGAGTCTGTGGCAATAACATGTATGAAAAACTCATCGTGGATTGTGCCGATGGAGTGGGTGGAGAGGAGATCGAAGAGTTGAAGACAAGGTTGAGTGATTTGAAAATTGAAGCTCGCAACACTGGAGTTGGTGTGCTTAATGAAGGTGTTGGTGCTGATTTCGTGCAGAAAGAGAAGATTGTTCCGCGTGGTTTTGGTCCTTCTGATTTTGGCGCTAG GTGTGCCAGTTTGGATGGCGATGCTGATCGGCTAGTCTACTTTTATGTCTTATCAAACAGCGACAAGATTCATCTTGTCGATGGAGACAAGATATTGACTTTGTTTGCTTTGTTTATCAAAGAACAATTAGGAATTATTAATGGAGCTGAAGATGTGAAAGCAAACAATTCTTATCAGACACACCTTGGTGTGATACAGACAGCTTATGCTAATGGTGCATCCACTGATTACTTGAAACAGTTGGGACTGGAAGTTGTGTTTACTCCAACTGGAGTCAAATACCTTCATGAAAAAGCTGCTGAGTATGATATTGGCATCTATTTTGAGGCAAATGGGCATGGAACCATTTTGTTTTCAGAAACTTTCTTAGGCTGGTTGGATATTAGAAATAATGAACTTTTATCAACATCAAGAG GTTCGGAGCAGCAAAAGGCAGCTCTGAGACTTATAGCTACCAGTAAATTGATTAATCAGGCGGTGGGAGACGCATTAAGTGGGATGCTATTAGTGGAGGCAATCTTACTGCACTGGGGATGGTCTATCTATAGATGGAATGAGCTTTATCAAGATTTACCTAGCAGGCAACTTAAG GTAAAGGTTATCGATAGGACTGCTGTGGTGACTGCTAATGCAGAAACAGTAGTTGTTAAGCCTCCTGGTATTAAGGAGGCAATCGACGTGGAAACAG GAACAGAAGACGTGGTAAGAGTGTATGCAGAAGCATTGACCCAAGAAGCAGCTGATAGTCTCGCGCATTCTGTAGCGAGGCTTGTTGATAAGTTTCTTGGTTCCTGTGGCGACTAG
- the LOC140821747 gene encoding phosphoacetylglucosamine mutase-like isoform X1 — MNQQQRSILVELASRFPPPGLRLSYGTSGFRTDASLLESTVFRVGILAALRSIQTGSVIGLMITASHNEVSDNGVKVADPSGGMLTQLWEPFADAIANASNPHSLIQLIDDFVKKENIQLDGAPSSEVLLGRDTRPSGKLLVAAAALGATSIMGTIANDMGILTTPQLHWMVRSKNKGIEATKNSYYDQILVSYRLLLDCIPPGVCGNNMYEKLIVDCADGVGGEEIEELKTRLSDLKIEARNTGVGVLNEGVGADFVQKEKIVPRGFGPSDFGARCASLDGDADRLVYFYVLSNSDKIHLVDGDKILTLFALFIKEQLGIINGAEDVKANNSYQTHLGVIQTAYANGASTDYLKQLGLEVVFTPTGVKYLHEKAAEYDIGIYFEANGHGTILFSETFLGWLDIRNNELLSTSRGSEQQKAALRLIATSKLINQAVGDALSGMLLVEAILLHWGWSIYRWNELYQDLPSRQLKVKVIDRTAVVTANAETVVVKPPGIKEAIDVETAKYPKGRCFVRPSGTEDVVRVYAEALTQEAADSLAHSVARLVDKFLGSCGD; from the exons ATGAACCAGCAGCAGCGATCAATCCTTGTAGAATTGGCGTCTAGGTTTCCCCCTCCAG GGCTGCGGCTTTCATATGGCACCTCGGGTTTCAGAACTGATGCGTCGCTGCTGGAGTCGACGGTGTTCCGTGTAGGGATTTTGGCGGCGCTCAGGTCTATCCAGACTGGATCAGTGATTGGTCTTATGATCACCGCTTCCCACAATGAGGTATCGGATAATGGGGTCAAAGTCGCGGACCCTTCTGGTGGAATGCTCACTCAGCTCTGGGAACCCTTTGCGGATGCCATTGCTAATGCCTCGAATCCCCATTCCCTCATTCAG TTGATAGATGATTTCGTGAAGAAGGAAAATATCCAGCTTGATGGAGCTCCTTCGTCAGAAGTATTATTGGGAAGAGACACTAGGCCCAGTGGAAAGTTACTCGTGGCTGCTGCTGCACTG GGTGCAACTTCAATTATGGGAACCATCGCCAATGATATGGGAATCCTGACGACCCCTCAACTGCATTGGATGGTGCGTTCCAAAAATAAGGGCATTGAAGCAACGAAAAACAGTTATTATGACCAGATCTTGGTGTCTTATAG GTTGTTGTTGGACTGTATTCCCCCAGGAGTCTGTGGCAATAACATGTATGAAAAACTCATCGTGGATTGTGCCGATGGAGTGGGTGGAGAGGAGATCGAAGAGTTGAAGACAAGGTTGAGTGATTTGAAAATTGAAGCTCGCAACACTGGAGTTGGTGTGCTTAATGAAGGTGTTGGTGCTGATTTCGTGCAGAAAGAGAAGATTGTTCCGCGTGGTTTTGGTCCTTCTGATTTTGGCGCTAG GTGTGCCAGTTTGGATGGCGATGCTGATCGGCTAGTCTACTTTTATGTCTTATCAAACAGCGACAAGATTCATCTTGTCGATGGAGACAAGATATTGACTTTGTTTGCTTTGTTTATCAAAGAACAATTAGGAATTATTAATGGAGCTGAAGATGTGAAAGCAAACAATTCTTATCAGACACACCTTGGTGTGATACAGACAGCTTATGCTAATGGTGCATCCACTGATTACTTGAAACAGTTGGGACTGGAAGTTGTGTTTACTCCAACTGGAGTCAAATACCTTCATGAAAAAGCTGCTGAGTATGATATTGGCATCTATTTTGAGGCAAATGGGCATGGAACCATTTTGTTTTCAGAAACTTTCTTAGGCTGGTTGGATATTAGAAATAATGAACTTTTATCAACATCAAGAG GTTCGGAGCAGCAAAAGGCAGCTCTGAGACTTATAGCTACCAGTAAATTGATTAATCAGGCGGTGGGAGACGCATTAAGTGGGATGCTATTAGTGGAGGCAATCTTACTGCACTGGGGATGGTCTATCTATAGATGGAATGAGCTTTATCAAGATTTACCTAGCAGGCAACTTAAG GTAAAGGTTATCGATAGGACTGCTGTGGTGACTGCTAATGCAGAAACAGTAGTTGTTAAGCCTCCTGGTATTAAGGAGGCAATCGACGTGGAAACAG CCAAATATCCGAAAGGGAGATGTTTTGTACGGCCTTCAGGAACAGAAGACGTGGTAAGAGTGTATGCAGAAGCATTGACCCAAGAAGCAGCTGATAGTCTCGCGCATTCTGTAGCGAGGCTTGTTGATAAGTTTCTTGGTTCCTGTGGCGACTAG
- the LOC140821838 gene encoding small ribosomal subunit protein eS21y-like, giving the protein MQNEEGQNMDLYIPRKCSATNRLITSKDHASVQINVGHLDESGRYTGQSSTFALCGFIRAQGDADSALDRLWQKKKVEVRQ; this is encoded by the exons ATGCAGAACGAGGAAGGGCAGAACATGGATCTTTATATTCCCAGGAAGTG CTCTGCCACAAACAGGCTTATTACTTCCAAGGATCATGCATCGGTTCAGATCAACGTTGGGCATTTGGACGAGTCCGGTCGATACACTGGCCAATCCTCAACCTTTGCTCTCTGTGGATTTATCCGTGCCCAG ggtgaTGCTGACAGTGCTCTCGATAGGCTCTGGCAGAAGAAGAAGGTTGAAGTTCGACAGTAG